Below is a genomic region from Rosa chinensis cultivar Old Blush chromosome 5, RchiOBHm-V2, whole genome shotgun sequence.
TATGAGAATATGAACGAGAGAATAACAAACGTTGGGTCTCATCAGAGTTGCTTGGGTTAGTTGGTCTGATCTTTTGCATTTCATAAACCAAAAATGGTAGTTTTCTCTTATTTGGTTTTAGTATTTCTTGGCAACCAAACTGAAGATTGTGACTTTTTACATCAGAAGTCTATGACTCATGAGCATAGAGCTTGATTACTCTTCTTACTGTCTTGCAATTTGTTGTGTAAATATATGCTCATCTCATTCTATACTGGTTTGTTATCTGATGCATGTATTACTTGAATACCTAAACCTTTTAGTTGATGCTCTCCAACAAATTGCTACCACGATTGGCGCAATATATTGGAAGTTTAATGGTGATGCTTGCCGGATTGAAATGGTTGGTCTAACAGAGAAGCCGCCAGAGGAATCTGAGAGCACAACTGAATGTGAATGCcacttcgagaacaacacagtTTGTCATGTCGTCAGATTGTACGTCTTAACTATCTTTTACATAGATTGTTCCATTCTGGCTTAAGAAAAAGTCTTCCATGACCCAAACCTATCTTTGgtatttgtttcttcttctaattGTAGATGGTTATTACTCTTACTACTACCTCTGAATTTCAGTAGAAATAGCTCTGTGCTTGATACTTCAGTTCTTTGTTAAATGTTTTGTAGAGTGCTCAAGCGTCATTTGCTTACACCTGAACTAGTCAAGCTCCCTTACCTCCGAGAAATGTAAGAGCTATTGTATTTGATTTACATTTCTCAAGATTTGAATGTTTATTGATTACATCTATATTTCTTTACTTGTAGTGATTTTGCTTACAACTATCTCAATGGTACGATACGGAAGGAATGGATTTCAATGAAATTAACTTCTATGTGAGCCTTGTTAATCTATATGATCAAATTTTAGTTTAGGTGCCGATGATGTATAATTATTAGTGAACTTTCTGCAGATCTGTTCTTGTTAATCGCTTATCGGGGAAAATTCCAAAGGATTGGGAAATATAACTACTCTCAAGTACCTGTACGTATTGAAATTCGGTTTGTATATCAATATTCTAGAACTCAGATAATCCTTGTTCTTAATGACCAGTGTCATCTTCGCCATCCTTTTCTCATTTCTTTCGTATACAGGTCCCTTGAAACAAACCAGTTTTTTGGCATTCTTCCTGCTGAGCTTGGTTACCTGATCAATCTGCAGACTTTGTAAGCATCCAATTCTCTTTCTCAATTTATAGAAAGGATTGTTGAGTTTGTAAAGTGTTTGGTTCCATGTCCTGCATTTTGTGAGTGCAGGGTGCTTTCCCCTATTGCGCTGACTGGAAAGCTGCCAAAGACATTTGCTCGGCTAACAAATTTGACAGATATGTAAGGTTTACACATACTTTTTGCAACTTATGTATTGATCCCTGTGTCAAATTTAACAAACCTGGTGCACAATGCAGacgtttaaatgataacaaccTCAATGGAACAATCCCCGATTGGGGGCAGAACTGGAAACAACTCAATAGATCGTAAGATCCTATCCGTTTGTAAAACAAGTTTTACACTGAcctttgaattttgaaaattttataaGCAGAAAATCATTCTTTGCTTATTGAAATCTTGTCTTTTCGAAGGGAAATGCATTCAAGTGGACTAGCTGGTCCCATTCCATCAAATATTTCTCTTTTGTTCAATTTAAATCGAGCTGTGAGTACTTTATTGGCTGCACATTCTGCACATTCTTTTTAATGACCTTTCGTTTGTCTTGACTATCGTTAAGCAAAGCCTTGTTTGGTTCCTACATCCAACTCCTATTTCTCCTACACATCAAACTCTGTCAATTTAGTACTCACGTATGCATAGCATGGCTATGAAGGGCAGCAAATTTGATTAAAAGTTCTGCACATCATGGCTTATCTTTATACAGGAGGATTAGTGACATGGATGGGCCTAATCAGGAATTTCCTTTGCTCATAAACATGACAGGAATAGTAAGATTGTAAGTTGACAGCTTCCTCAGTAAATAACTGCTCAGACAGTCACAGACACACACAATTATGCAGAGTACAAAAGTCCATTTTCATTGATTCTCAGATCAAAATCCAGTAGCTCTTTTATTCAAAAGGAAACAATTCTTTTGGGATTGCTCATTAGATCTTGGAGATCaaaattgtgtgtgtgtgttcctATTTCCAAACATCATATATGAGCTGTTCTGAAGCGGATTTATTAACTAATTCTAGGGTTCTGAGAAACTGTAACATTTTCGGAGAGATCCCCACATATATCTGGTCCATGAAGAATCTGGGAATGCTGCAAGTAATGAAAGTTGCATAAACTACTTTTGATGTTTGAACATTATCACCAACAGACACAAACAATTATGTGTCTATCAGCCTTTGAAAGTAATCAATGTATGTTTGCAATGAAACACTATATTTGCAACAGTTTCCCACTCTAGTGATGAATTGAGCCGTCTGCTCAATTATATTTTGACAgaagcaaaaaaagaaaaatgatataGTGACAGATACTCATTCTTATGCCGGACGAGGAATGTGTCCAACAGTGCAACCATATAATTAGTCAGTTTCTATATCTTATCAGTTTCGTGCTTTGTATATCTTATCAGTTTCTATAGCAGAAAACTATCAGTAttgattctttattttttacttcTGGATAAATTAGTCATATGGTTTCAGCTTTCAGTATTCTTTCACGAGCATATGCACACTCAAATGGCCACAAACTAATCTTGAACAGTTTTCCATCTCAACACTTTACTGTATGGGCCAAAACATGTCAGAGAGATGCAACCTAAGATTGTGAAGTCAGTACTTTTTTCCTGATTTGGATTGAAGTATCATACTAATATTTGGCGTTGCTTTGATCAGCCTTCTAACAGGAAATCTGCTTAGTGGAAACCTGCCAGATTCActcttgcaagatggaaagaatGTGTATGATCTTTATCTGCAATGTTTTCTTTTCACCTTTATttggttcttttgttttttatatcTTTGCAGCCAACCAGTAGCTGCATCTACCCTTCTATATTTAGAGTCCTTGGTTATGTTGTGAGCATGATACtttctttttattctttatgCAGTGATGTGTCATACAACAACTTCACATCGCAAGGCCCTGAAAAAGGCGATTGTCAAGAACAAAAGTCAGAATACAATCTCACATTTTCTGTAGGTTataattttaaaatataaaatttaatcTTTTAAACTGCAATTAAGCTACAAATTTATGTTTTTTCAAAACTTGAGGTGGACTGTAGCTCACCAGAGCCCCTGTGTAGGTACGCCTTTGCCATTTCTTCTCTGACATTTTCTAGACACACAGAATGTCTATGTATGCATCTCCGACACTAGCGCCTAAAATGTCTGGGAGAGCATGCTTGATTGACGAACAACAGTCATGCAATTATATACACAAAGCAAAGTCAGTCAAGTTTTTTTGAAGTTCAATCGGTACAGGTGTAGTGAGTCCCACAATTGACAATTCTTCCTATTTTAATTGATCGCATACGGAGGACTTGCTATTTGTCCTGtgatagaagagagaaacttGCTAGGGTCAAACATGAATtgcatctctttttttttttgacctttttagtttttagttttttattttttgttttttgttaatGTGACATGTTTTTGTTCCAAATTCAAATATTCAATAGACAACTAAAAGTATATACAAATGTAAGAACTTATCTTTGTTTTGGAAGGGGAGTAAgggttagtttgggattgctgtgacttttaaaaaaaactgttgttgctgtattgtgagaataatcagttgtgaattaaaacaatttcatgtttggtaaatagtatttttaaaagtgctgtcagtacataaaacaacagCAGaatgtgttttgatccacatcagcttctaaaagcaacttCTAGGctgattttaattaaaactgttttttatttatttaccaaacacaataaaatctaaaattttgaacaaaagctgatttttttttaaaagcgaagcaatcccaaacaagGTCTAACAAGGGTAGGAGGGGTTTATGGTTCTACTATAATGATAACTTTAACTAACCAAATCCGAGATTCGATTCATTGTAGAAGTGTCAAACTTCCTAAGTGTGCACAAGAACTACAACATTTAAATAGACacgatatatatttttttttgactttgtcaaggggaatccAAAGGCTTCTTAGGCCCAAGATctcttcggcgcatgtgaaatgctccaactgtgcattgcagcacagtgcttGGCCACTTGGACAGCTTCGAGGTTCGAACCTAAGTTAAAGAGTACACC
It encodes:
- the LOC121049024 gene encoding probable LRR receptor-like serine/threonine-protein kinase RFK1 yields the protein MDGPNQEFPLLINMTGIVRFLLTGNLLSGNLPDSLLQDGKNVDVSYNNFTSQGPEKGDCQEQKSEYNLTFSVGYNFKI
- the LOC112167600 gene encoding probable LRR receptor-like serine/threonine-protein kinase RFK1; the protein is MSIELDYSSYCLAICCVNICSSHSILVCYLMHVLLEYLNLLVDALQQIATTIGAIYWKFNGDACRIEMVGLTEKPPEESESTTECECHFENNTVCHVVRLVLKRHLLTPELVKLPYLREIDFAYNYLNDLFLLIAYRGKFQRIGKYNYSQVPVP